TCTATACAGATAGACTACAACACTATGATCTATACAGATAGACTTTCACACTATGGTCTATACAGATAGACTACTACACTATGGTCTATACAGATAGACCACTAGACTATGGTCTATACAGATTGACCActatactatagtctatatagATAGACCACTAGACTATGGTCTATACAGATTGACTCCTATACTATAGTCTATATGGATAGACCACTATACTATAGTCTATATGGAAAGACCCCTATACTATAGTCTATATGGATAGACCActatactatagtctatatagATAGACCCctatactatagtctatatagATAGACCCCTATACTATAGTCTATAAGGATAGACCACTAGACTATGGATCCATTGCAGTAGTCTCTTTTCAGTCAGGCACTGGTATAATACAAAAATGATTATCTTCCAACGCTATTTGAACTCATTTACTGAGTCTCATAAGAACTGAATACCCACAGCCTATGTTAGAAACATGCATAATACAGTTGCTATAGTTAAGCTGTGGATCAGCAACTCAATCCAATTGTGAAGGGCCTGGGCCTGGTCGTCCCTCTTACTCACCGATGCGTGCTGTGATGACCCCCAAGAACAGCAGGATTATAGAGATGTAGGAGTCTGGCTCCATGCCTGATGGCATATTCTCAAACAGCACCGTGTTGTTGGTCCAGTGGATGGACGAGCGGTCGGGCAGCAGCGGCTGATTAATGCCACCCCGCATCGGGTAGGTGTGTTTCTGCCTCTGGCCCTCCACCATCCCCCCGGCCTCCGCCAACGTCGAGTTGGCGTTGGCGTCCAGGAAGGGCATGAGCAGGCGGAGGTCCATGGGGCTGCCGGGGgcgaacacagaacacacacacagcagcagacAGCAAAGATGGAGACAGCTGGAGATGATGCCTGTGTTGACTAAACCGTAGGCCTTCCTCAGCTTGGTGAACATGACGGTGCCCATGAGGCCTGTTATAGCCGAGACCCCCATCAGCAGACTGAGCAGGGAGCCACTGATGCCCTGGGTGTAGGCGTAGCCCGTGGTGATGCAGTCGAAGCCCAGGACAGTTGTGTAGAGGAAGGCCAGGCCCATCCCAGCCAGGAAGACATCCTGGCGGTAGTAGGCCCTCCAGCCGTCCTTACAGGTGCTCAGCAGCCAGCGGAAACGTCCGAAACACAGAGGCAGATTGGTGATCTCCTTGAGGTTCAGGCTCATGTCGTCATCACTGAGGCCCGGGGCTGATGTCACCACCTCACTTTGCTCTACTGAGAGGGAGAGGACAAGCATCAGTCAAGCTACTAACAATGATCTATTGAGAGGACAAGCATCAGTCAAGCTACTAACAATGATCTACTGAGAGGACAAGCATCAGTCAAGCTACTAACAATGATCTACTGAGAGGACAAGCAACAGTCAAGCTACTAACAATGATCTACTGAGAGGACAAGCATCAGTCAAGCTACTAACAATGATCTACTGAGAGGACAAGCATCAGTCAAGCTACTAACAATGATCTACTGAGAGGACAAGCAACAGTCAAGCTACTAACAATGATCTACTGAGAGGACAAGCATCAGTCAAGCTACTAACAATGATCTACTGAGAGGACAAGCATCAGTCAAGCTACTAACAATTATCTACTGAGAGGACAAGCAACAGTTAAGCTACTAACAATGATCTACTGAGAGGACAAGCATCAGTCAAGCTACTAACAATGATCTACTGAGAGGACAAGCATCAGTCAAGCTACTAACAATGATCTACTGAGAGGACAAGCATCAGTCAAGCTACTAACATCATCCATCAACTAACTTAGGGCAACAGTGTTTCAAGTAATACTACGTTTCCATAGAGATGAAAaagcatgtacactaccgttcaaaagtttggggtcacttaaaaatgtccttgtttttgaaagaaaagcaccttttttgtccatttaaaataacataaaattgatcagaaatacagtgtagacattgttaatgttgtaaatgactattgtagctggaaatggcagattttttaaggAATTTTTAAGGTTGTTctttacataggcgtacagaggcccattatctgcaaccatcactcctgtgttccaatggcacgttgtgttagctaatccaagtttagcattttaaaaggctaattgatcattagatcATGATCTAAAgggtttccaagatggcgtagcagtcagacgtctttgtcctcatcttttcgtgtcccgtgtatatatcgtTTGATATCTTATTTCTtcgcatatattttttaaaatatttctcttaacctcaacttcaacatactctcctgcaatccgcctcacccaatgtggtgtggatctgctattttctttacttttgaaCCGGCACCCCCAacaaaagctagccagctaactagctactagctagtagtcggctagccactgctagtggtcatcagctaacctttagcccggacaactctTGTCAGTCTGCACAGCGCTTCTCAAACCACAGCAAATCGGACatatttttctccatatctccggattcctaccgcaagctctgagccttttcacctggatcatcgcagctagctagctgctatttcgagtggccactcctggctaacgtctctgtcccgaagcaataACCAAGTAGCCTGGAGCAAGCctttgctaggcccatctcccggctagccgaagaggtccatcagccactccttgggcttcaatacctattttgccaattggcctggaccccttttactgccgacacggagccccgccgattccatcacgactggactgccaACGTAATCTAcccaagttttttttttaactggcTCCTCCGTCGCGATGTCCCCTGAATgtccatctgctagcctgctagccgcggcccgctagctgtctagagcatatcggactgttagctgaagaggcccatcggactaattctttggccactatacctattttgccaattggcctggactctTTTACCACACGGAGCCTTGCGGATCCATCACAACTAGTCTGCCGACGTAACagcacgagggggctacaacagacttcttccattGCGACGTCcatctaaggcccttctgctagcttgcttgccccggcccgctagctgtctgaattgctGTGTCTCCAGCCCAccgagctactcactggacccctatgatcactcggctatgcatgcctctgcctaatgtcaatatgccttgtccatcgctgttttggttagtgataattgccttatttcactgtagagcctctagccctgctcaatacaccttagctaaccctttagtcccacctcccacacatgcggtgacctcacctggtttaaatgatgtttctaaagacaatatctctctcatcgtcactcaatgcataggtttacctccactgtactcacatcctaccatacctttgtctgtacattatgccttgaatcaattctaccgtgcccagaaacctgctccttttactctctgttccgaacgtacttgaagaccagttcttatagcctttagccatacccttatcctactcctcctctggtcctctagtgatgtagaggttaaccaaggccctgcagtgcctagctccactcctattccccaggcgctctcatttgttgacttctctaaccgtaatagccttggtttcatgaatgttaacattagaagcctactccctaagtttgttttatttactgctttggcacactccgccaacctggatgtcctagccgtgtctgaatcctggcttaggaagaccaccaaaacccctgaaatttcaatccctaactataacattttccgacaagatagaactgccaaaaggggcggagttgcaatctactgcagagatagcctgcagagttctgtcttactatccaggtctgtacccaaacaattagagcttctacttttaaaaatccacctttccagaaacaagtctctcaccgttgccgcttgctatagagcaccttctgcccccagctgtgccctggacaccatatgtgaattgattgccccccatctatcttcacagctcgtgctgctaggtgacctaaactgggacatgcttaacaccatGGCCATCCTacattctaaagtttctaaatttagaaccaggaacagatatagcccttggttcactccagacctgactgaccttgaccagcacaaaaaagcATTGAAAAGCCCCCgcgatatgtaacttttcagggaagttaggaaccaatatacacaggcaggtaggaaagcaaaggctagctttttcaaacagaaatttgcatcctgtagcacaaactccaaaaagttctgggacactgtaaagtccatggagaataagagcacctcctctcagctgcccactaaactgaggctaggaaacattgcCACCagtgataaatccacgataattgagaatttcaataagcatttttctacagctggccatgctttccatctggctacccctaccccggtcaacagccctacaccccccacagcaacttgcccaaacctcccccatttctccttcaccaa
This genomic interval from Salmo trutta unplaced genomic scaffold, fSalTru1.1, whole genome shotgun sequence contains the following:
- the LOC115188259 gene encoding solute carrier family 40 member 1-like; the protein is MLVLSLSVEQSEVVTSAPGLSDDDMSLNLKEITNLPLCFGRFRWLLSTCKDGWRAYYRQDVFLAGMGLAFLYTTVLGFDCITTGYAYTQGISGSLLSLLMGVSAITGLMGTVMFTKLRKAYGLVNTGIISSCLHLCCLLLCVCSVFAPGSPMDLRLLMPFLDANANSTLAEAGGMVEGQRQKHTYPMRGGINQPLLPDRSSIHWTNNTVLFENMPSGMEPDSYISIILLFLGVITARIGLWSFDLTVTQLLQENICESERGVVNGVQSSMNYLMDLLHFIMVISAPQPQHFGILVIISVLFITTGHTMYFLYARKAKRKPAGRLDT